From a single Nostoc edaphicum CCNP1411 genomic region:
- a CDS encoding FkbM family methyltransferase, translated as MLGRVPDILLKPFANCSNVFKKITPYNFYILLNIQDKYIGRPLFMKGSYEQSISETFVKYLKPDSCVIDIGANIGYYSLLAASQCPRGKVFSFEPDNNNFNLLKTSIIYNAFEEIIQAYNFAVSDANKTIIISDLGNTSNSGARVTSENEDLLKSLISAPDAYFKKIEAVQLDTFLIENRVDIVKIDIEGHEPYAIRGMLNILKRDKPIIFAEFAPLNLKLFGGIEPSDFLKLILDIGYHISLVERSGRLLKFGRDIPAIMNYFEQQKTHHIDIIFTACN; from the coding sequence ATGCTAGGACGTGTTCCTGATATTTTGCTCAAGCCTTTTGCCAATTGTAGTAATGTATTTAAGAAAATCACACCCTATAACTTTTATATTCTTTTGAATATTCAAGACAAATATATTGGCCGCCCACTATTTATGAAAGGTAGCTATGAACAAAGCATATCAGAAACTTTTGTCAAATATCTCAAGCCAGACTCTTGTGTTATAGATATTGGAGCTAATATAGGCTATTACAGTTTACTAGCTGCCAGCCAATGCCCCCGTGGTAAAGTGTTTAGTTTTGAACCTGATAACAACAATTTTAACCTCTTGAAAACGAGTATTATCTATAACGCATTTGAGGAAATTATCCAAGCATATAATTTTGCTGTCAGTGACGCTAATAAAACTATTATTATTTCTGATCTTGGTAATACATCTAATTCTGGAGCAAGGGTTACTTCTGAAAATGAAGATTTATTAAAATCTCTAATTTCTGCTCCAGATGCATACTTCAAAAAGATAGAGGCTGTTCAACTTGATACTTTTTTAATAGAAAATAGAGTAGATATAGTCAAAATTGATATAGAAGGACATGAACCGTATGCCATCCGGGGTATGTTGAATATTCTTAAGCGAGATAAGCCTATTATCTTTGCAGAATTTGCACCTTTAAATCTAAAATTATTCGGCGGTATAGAACCATCTGATTTTTTAAAGCTAATTTTAGATATTGGTTATCATATTTCCTTAGTTGAAAGAAGTGGTAGATTACTTAAGTTTGGCAGAGATATTCCTGCCATTATGAATTACTTTGAGCAACAAAAAACTCATCATATCGATATTATTTTTACAGCCTGTAACTAG
- a CDS encoding tetratricopeptide repeat protein → MWKSKLIFRFILSVAAIATSVQLSSGSDYAIAESASSNPTIEPGQQNQALEDAKVAMVGVGIGAIAGLLISGLWYQKRRYRKIQSRAKIIRFREEFLCGSLADYYLSNSKANASPTNSRKTLATPTKEEISDSPASEETLVTPNKEEISDSSTSETNNLAAEPTPAAEFNLLSDSYHKLIEEIVDTALKGQISSKEYIYCQLVENVSSGNGEIFERCLSDRLHSTQSELDQVINSPSLFQKETPELKKARLNRTLKALQSIQGEWERVQKQKQNQAAVTAAVQQILTASEASRFSVLLQIIDPNQNQVFSQSQLQQLAQELKEAASSHDDLHRKQEIQQLAIGIANGVESYQQLEGSLVSWIYEPKATPLGLKESRAKQDPWASWALKVSSPLPKLLFSTLADGGSATEIVVHQSDINLKDWVELTVILQRMQQGLVTWFERQPYDSKWGTSASIATFLSFAVVWCELSNGFRSKGEELAKACFQIVLQILRTFAHREYFPLYGGAFAFFGRDSLQDAIAYLDTPLKEVEGTQEKARILTLLGYSQFILGKYPEANSFHQEALEIARQAGDQPCEIANLNHSSRVCVAQKDYSQAINYSQRALILARQAGDRLGEAHALATLGYSEVFAAQQIECVEPDVYEQAIEYLRRGLELSEKFSDSRFGITLAARQTQALCYISLGIAHVALEKPQAAVEYLEKGTEAVQFSSDKYLQGVNFLYLAESYYNLNNYEKTVYNSCLGMYLLEQITAVEWRQAAGLLTILQSKLGDEAVQQLIVKSRTNIMKFIGVDGYDYLPQLLEKYKRSH, encoded by the coding sequence ATGTGGAAATCAAAGTTAATATTTAGATTTATACTATCGGTTGCTGCGATCGCAACTAGCGTGCAGCTAAGTTCAGGGAGTGACTATGCTATTGCTGAAAGTGCATCTTCCAATCCGACTATTGAACCTGGACAACAAAATCAAGCTTTAGAAGATGCCAAGGTTGCGATGGTAGGAGTTGGCATCGGAGCGATCGCAGGCTTACTCATTTCTGGTTTATGGTATCAGAAACGTCGTTACCGCAAAATCCAGTCACGTGCCAAAATAATCCGCTTTCGTGAAGAGTTTCTCTGCGGCTCTTTAGCAGATTATTACTTATCTAATTCTAAAGCAAATGCATCACCGACAAATTCTCGGAAAACTTTAGCAACACCAACTAAAGAAGAAATATCCGATTCCCCTGCTTCTGAGGAAACTTTAGTAACGCCAAATAAAGAAGAAATATCCGATTCCTCTACTTCGGAAACAAATAATCTAGCAGCAGAACCTACGCCAGCCGCAGAATTTAATTTATTATCTGACTCATACCACAAGTTAATTGAGGAAATTGTTGATACCGCTCTCAAAGGTCAAATTAGTTCCAAAGAGTATATATATTGCCAATTAGTAGAAAATGTGAGTAGTGGTAATGGTGAAATCTTTGAACGCTGTTTGAGCGATCGCTTGCATTCCACCCAATCTGAACTAGATCAGGTGATAAATTCTCCGAGTTTGTTCCAAAAAGAGACTCCTGAATTAAAGAAAGCTCGTTTAAATCGTACCTTAAAAGCATTACAAAGTATTCAAGGAGAATGGGAACGAGTCCAAAAACAAAAACAGAATCAAGCCGCAGTCACCGCAGCCGTGCAACAAATTCTCACAGCCTCAGAAGCTTCTCGCTTTTCAGTCTTGTTACAAATTATTGACCCTAACCAAAACCAAGTTTTCAGCCAAAGTCAATTACAACAACTGGCGCAAGAGTTAAAGGAAGCGGCGTCTTCTCACGACGATCTCCACCGAAAACAAGAAATACAACAACTAGCGATCGGCATTGCTAATGGCGTAGAATCCTATCAGCAATTGGAAGGTTCTCTTGTCAGTTGGATTTACGAGCCAAAAGCAACTCCATTAGGATTGAAAGAGTCCAGAGCAAAGCAAGATCCTTGGGCTTCATGGGCACTAAAAGTCAGCAGTCCCTTGCCAAAACTATTATTTTCTACATTGGCAGATGGCGGTTCTGCAACAGAGATAGTTGTTCACCAATCTGATATAAATCTGAAAGATTGGGTGGAATTGACAGTAATTCTGCAAAGAATGCAGCAAGGTTTGGTGACTTGGTTTGAAAGACAACCTTATGATTCCAAATGGGGTACATCTGCGTCCATTGCCACTTTTCTCAGTTTCGCTGTAGTTTGGTGCGAGTTATCTAATGGTTTCCGCAGCAAAGGCGAAGAATTAGCGAAAGCCTGTTTTCAGATCGTCTTACAAATTCTCAGAACTTTTGCCCATCGTGAATACTTTCCCCTTTACGGTGGGGCATTTGCCTTTTTCGGTAGAGATTCGCTGCAAGATGCGATCGCTTATTTAGATACACCACTCAAAGAAGTGGAAGGTACTCAAGAAAAAGCGCGGATATTAACGCTGTTGGGTTATTCCCAGTTTATTTTAGGTAAATATCCAGAGGCAAACTCATTTCACCAGGAAGCCTTAGAAATTGCCCGCCAAGCCGGGGATCAACCCTGTGAAATTGCCAATCTCAACCACAGTAGCCGTGTTTGCGTTGCTCAAAAAGATTATTCTCAGGCGATTAACTACAGCCAGAGGGCATTAATTTTGGCTCGTCAAGCAGGCGATCGCTTGGGAGAAGCTCACGCCCTGGCAACTTTAGGCTATAGCGAAGTATTTGCAGCACAGCAGATAGAATGCGTAGAACCAGATGTCTATGAACAAGCAATAGAATACTTGCGCCGAGGTTTGGAATTGTCAGAAAAATTCAGTGATTCACGATTTGGTATCACCTTGGCTGCTCGTCAAACTCAAGCCCTTTGTTACATCAGTCTTGGAATTGCTCACGTCGCCTTAGAAAAACCCCAAGCTGCTGTAGAATACCTCGAAAAAGGCACTGAGGCGGTGCAGTTTTCTAGTGATAAATATCTGCAAGGGGTGAACTTTTTGTATTTGGCGGAAAGTTACTACAACCTGAATAACTATGAAAAAACTGTATACAATAGCTGCCTGGGGATGTATTTATTAGAGCAAATTACGGCGGTGGAATGGCGGCAAGCGGCTGGGTTACTAACAATTTTACAGAGTAAATTAGGAGATGAAGCTGTACAGCAATTAATAGTAAAGTCCCGAACGAACATCATGAAATTTATTGGTGTTGACGGTTATGATTACTTGCCGCAATTGCTAGAAAAATACAAGCGATCACACTAA
- a CDS encoding DUF4278 domain-containing protein: MALYLLILPCAFFITGYFLLKRNNNEISHLVAVFAAISLILGLMLAPWQILLLLLILILISTSYEYYTSKIVSRETQYPQQPVPKSEPDYNLIYRGACYRADPNAKSDGVTIAPVTHKLSFRGCTYFVCADPNAKSDGVTITPVTHKLSFRGSTYSINRTAHREIKE; the protein is encoded by the coding sequence ATGGCTTTGTACCTTTTGATTCTACCGTGTGCTTTTTTCATCACTGGCTATTTTTTATTAAAAAGAAATAATAATGAAATCTCACATTTAGTAGCTGTATTTGCAGCTATCAGTCTGATTTTGGGTTTAATGTTAGCTCCTTGGCAGATTTTACTTCTACTATTAATTCTTATTCTTATCAGTACAAGCTACGAATACTATACAAGCAAAATAGTCAGCAGGGAAACACAATATCCACAACAGCCTGTTCCCAAATCGGAACCAGATTATAACTTAATCTACCGTGGGGCTTGCTATCGTGCTGACCCCAATGCCAAATCAGATGGAGTCACCATAGCACCAGTAACCCATAAACTGAGCTTTCGAGGATGTACCTATTTTGTTTGTGCTGATCCTAATGCCAAATCAGATGGAGTCACCATAACTCCTGTAACCCATAAATTGAGCTTTCGGGGAAGTACCTATTCTATAAATAGAACTGCACACAGAGAAATTAAAGAGTAA
- a CDS encoding plasmid replication protein, CyRepA1 family — MHLHYLHPQHLEELVKSSGIDLHLVHLNFRSLQGVTAYEYLLISELLPRTNTGMVKAGWLQRYAHITEGGWWCSGLDPLNNWQMMEWGCFKPNQPRQNHNGKSIKYEHPPSTPTRVFCLRVTLQVWQQVAGRYNLVMPDNITITADGEARGFWQWVMQQNIPLIICEGVKKAATLLTQGYVAIAIPGITSGYRVVKDEFGKVTRRQLIPDLAAFTLTKRSFYICFDFETQPKTIAAVNNAISQLGCLFQQKNCPVKVIELPGIEKGVDEFIIAKGASSFEKVYRQSIDLEIYLAQTKPHTELSIPAALTFNRPYIGEIPFPTSGLVGVKSAKGTGKTTALQGVVQQAKSRNQPVLLITHRILLGRFLCEKIGIQWGTHKEDGEKRINKTLTPAPPILRSLFPQPSLGLCVDSIWKLNPENWRGAIVILDEVEQSLWHLLNSNTCKHKRVKILKLFQQLIATVLTSGGLVIAQDADLSDVSLEYLQGLAGIKLTPWVVLNQWKPQQGWDVTFYDSPNPTPLIHQLELDLLAGRKCYVTTDSRAGRYSCETIERYLKERLQKLRRQFPKTLVVSSHTTNTPGHAAVDFIAAINQKISEYDGVFVTPSLGTGISIDVQHFDRVYGIFQGVIPDSEARQALARVRDDVPRVVWCAKRGIGLIGSGSTNYRLLSDWYQENQKENLALLSPLHKIDVDLPLVYDPIHLRTWAKLSARVNASIRLYRQSMQDGLIADGHQIQVRSNAVHNNIIRDLRLAFLATDADDLATRRRLILEIVKVQKDWAQSRQKAKEIKRKIKEIKQQNQLSLASAVANAKDIDYVEYEQLLVKHSLTDGERNQINKYVLRQRYGVEITPWLKLQDEQGYYRQLLIHYYLTHESEYFHVRDEQEWHQQLSWGEGKVFLPDLKTYTLKVEAMRALGMLQFIEEKREFTENDPDLILLKNIAFQHSKHIKRALGINLVGEKEQVSAIKILSRLLNLLGLKLKRVNEVYQIDLETLDDGREKIFAVWHKRDELMLAHVKSVGYELPDYSSDWKFEIMQPQSEKANQMVSMPTLPLSKI; from the coding sequence ATGCATCTGCACTATTTACACCCCCAACACCTTGAAGAATTAGTCAAGAGTAGTGGTATAGACTTACACTTAGTGCATCTCAATTTTAGGTCGCTCCAAGGTGTAACAGCTTATGAGTACCTGTTGATTTCTGAGCTACTCCCCCGCACAAATACCGGAATGGTGAAAGCCGGATGGTTGCAGCGTTACGCTCACATCACAGAAGGTGGTTGGTGGTGTTCGGGACTAGACCCTTTGAATAATTGGCAAATGATGGAATGGGGATGCTTTAAGCCAAACCAACCCCGACAAAACCACAATGGCAAATCCATCAAGTACGAGCATCCCCCCAGCACGCCAACGCGGGTATTTTGTTTGCGGGTAACGTTGCAAGTGTGGCAGCAAGTCGCTGGGCGTTACAATCTGGTCATGCCCGACAATATCACCATTACTGCTGATGGTGAAGCTAGAGGCTTTTGGCAATGGGTGATGCAACAGAATATTCCCCTTATCATCTGCGAGGGTGTAAAGAAAGCAGCCACTTTGTTAACGCAAGGATATGTAGCTATTGCCATTCCCGGAATTACCAGTGGTTATCGGGTTGTGAAAGATGAATTTGGCAAAGTTACCCGTCGTCAGCTAATTCCTGATTTAGCAGCATTTACGCTTACAAAGCGCAGCTTTTACATTTGCTTTGATTTTGAAACTCAACCCAAGACAATTGCTGCTGTAAATAATGCCATTTCTCAACTTGGTTGTTTATTCCAGCAAAAAAATTGTCCTGTGAAAGTCATCGAACTTCCAGGAATAGAAAAAGGGGTTGATGAATTTATTATTGCTAAGGGTGCAAGTAGTTTCGAGAAAGTTTATCGCCAAAGTATTGATTTAGAAATTTATCTTGCTCAAACTAAACCCCACACCGAGTTAAGCATTCCTGCGGCACTTACCTTCAACCGTCCTTATATAGGTGAAATACCTTTCCCCACTTCTGGATTAGTAGGAGTAAAATCAGCGAAAGGAACGGGGAAAACGACAGCATTGCAAGGTGTTGTTCAGCAAGCAAAAAGTAGAAATCAACCCGTTTTATTAATTACTCATAGAATCCTACTTGGACGATTTTTATGTGAAAAAATTGGTATTCAATGGGGAACACATAAAGAAGATGGCGAAAAAAGGATTAATAAAACACTTACTCCTGCTCCTCCGATTCTTCGCTCTCTCTTTCCTCAGCCTTCCCTCGGCTTGTGCGTTGATTCGATTTGGAAACTTAACCCGGAAAATTGGCGCGGGGCAATAGTAATTTTAGATGAAGTAGAGCAATCTTTATGGCATCTGTTAAATAGTAATACTTGTAAGCACAAACGGGTAAAAATATTAAAGTTATTCCAGCAACTTATTGCAACAGTTTTAACTAGCGGAGGGTTAGTAATTGCCCAAGATGCTGATTTATCAGATGTTTCACTTGAATATTTACAGGGATTAGCAGGAATTAAATTAACACCTTGGGTAGTTCTCAACCAGTGGAAACCTCAGCAAGGTTGGGATGTGACTTTTTATGATTCACCAAACCCAACACCGCTAATTCATCAATTGGAATTAGATTTACTTGCGGGACGTAAATGTTACGTTACTACCGATAGTCGGGCTGGGCGTTACAGTTGTGAAACAATTGAACGTTATCTGAAAGAACGGCTACAAAAATTACGGCGACAATTTCCTAAAACTCTGGTAGTTAGTAGTCACACTACAAACACACCTGGTCACGCAGCAGTTGATTTTATTGCAGCGATTAACCAAAAAATATCCGAATATGACGGCGTTTTTGTTACCCCTAGCCTTGGTACAGGAATTAGTATTGATGTCCAACATTTCGACCGAGTTTATGGTATTTTTCAAGGGGTAATTCCTGATTCGGAAGCAAGACAAGCTTTAGCAAGAGTTAGGGATGATGTACCGCGTGTTGTCTGGTGCGCTAAACGAGGTATTGGTTTAATTGGTAGCGGGAGTACAAATTATCGCTTGCTATCTGATTGGTATCAGGAAAATCAAAAGGAAAACTTAGCTTTGCTGAGTCCATTGCATAAAATAGATGTAGATTTACCCTTAGTTTATGACCCGATTCATTTGCGAACTTGGGCGAAGTTATCTGCAAGGGTAAATGCTTCTATTCGCCTCTATCGGCAATCAATGCAAGATGGTTTGATTGCTGATGGGCATCAAATTCAGGTGCGGAGTAATGCAGTTCACAATAATATTATTCGAGATTTACGCCTAGCCTTTTTGGCAACTGACGCCGATGATTTAGCTACTCGCAGAAGATTAATTTTAGAAATTGTCAAGGTTCAAAAAGATTGGGCACAAAGTCGTCAAAAGGCTAAAGAAATTAAACGCAAAATTAAAGAGATTAAGCAGCAAAATCAACTATCTTTAGCATCTGCTGTAGCCAATGCTAAAGATATTGATTATGTAGAATATGAGCAGCTATTAGTTAAGCATTCCCTAACTGATGGAGAACGCAACCAAATTAATAAATATGTTCTTAGACAAAGATATGGTGTAGAAATTACTCCTTGGCTGAAGTTGCAGGATGAACAAGGATATTATCGTCAGCTTTTAATTCACTATTATTTAACTCATGAGAGCGAATATTTTCACGTTAGAGACGAGCAAGAATGGCATCAGCAATTATCTTGGGGTGAAGGAAAAGTTTTTCTCCCAGATTTAAAAACTTACACGCTCAAAGTTGAGGCGATGAGAGCTTTAGGAATGCTTCAGTTTATCGAAGAAAAACGCGAATTTACTGAGAATGATCCAGATTTAATCTTGCTGAAAAATATTGCTTTTCAGCATAGTAAGCATATTAAAAGAGCGCTTGGTATTAATTTAGTGGGAGAGAAAGAGCAGGTTTCGGCAATAAAAATACTCAGCCGACTATTAAATTTGTTGGGTTTGAAGCTAAAGCGAGTAAATGAGGTTTATCAAATTGATTTAGAAACGTTAGATGATGGCAGGGAGAAAATATTTGCTGTTTGGCATAAACGAGATGAGTTGATGTTGGCTCATGTTAAGAGTGTTGGTTATGAGTTGCCTGATTATTCTTCAGACTGGAAGTTTGAAATTATGCAACCGCAGTCTGAAAAGGCTAACCAGATGGTGTCTATGCCTACTCTTCCGTTATCAAAGATATAG
- a CDS encoding tetratricopeptide repeat protein, whose protein sequence is MNAEDFFNQGLNHNSQGDYQAAIAAYTQAIKLNPDYAEAYHNLGLILTGQLKDYRSAIANFNRAIEINPNFAIAYYNRANARYFLADYQEAIADHNQALQVDPNLAQSYHSRGNAYFALENYDQAIADYIQTIEMSTQLADNINIDIANAYHNRGVTRFERGEHQGAIADFQQVLQWHPHFAAAYSNRGNIHHILGNYQEAIADHNQALQLDPNLAEAYHNRGNAHYALADYQSAIADYNRALEINPSFAGAYYNRGLVLAHLKNYHKAIEDFNQALKLNPDDVQAYCERGLVRSNLEDYEGAIADYDQALQENPTLALVYGFRANARRRLGDYQGAIEDSNRLLQLNPNLAEGYCDRAAARRSVGDHKGAIKDYDRALQINDNLAAAYYGRSIAREALQDLQGAIDDNTQAIELVPNFSQAYCNRGNARRLLGDEQGAIADYNQALKINPDLIEAYYNRGSTHYALEEYESAIADYTQALQYNPQSAAFYSDRANARYALEEYQGAIEDYSRAIAIDPSFAEDWYNRGRSRSLLGDLQGALADLNQALQRQPNWASAYILRADVYRNLGDSQGAIADFQKSADLYYQEGNIQYYQQIIELIEQL, encoded by the coding sequence ATGAATGCGGAAGATTTTTTTAACCAAGGATTAAACCACAATTCGCAAGGGGACTATCAAGCAGCGATCGCAGCTTACACCCAAGCAATCAAGCTAAATCCTGACTATGCCGAAGCTTACCACAATCTAGGGCTGATTTTAACTGGTCAACTCAAAGATTATCGCAGTGCGATCGCTAACTTCAATCGCGCCATCGAAATCAATCCCAATTTTGCCATCGCCTATTACAACCGGGCTAATGCTCGTTACTTTTTAGCCGATTATCAAGAAGCGATCGCCGATCATAACCAAGCTTTACAAGTAGATCCCAATTTAGCGCAATCTTACCACAGCCGGGGCAATGCCTACTTTGCTTTGGAAAACTACGACCAAGCGATCGCAGATTATATCCAAACTATCGAAATGAGTACCCAGTTAGCTGATAACATCAATATTGATATTGCCAACGCTTATCATAATCGCGGCGTAACTCGTTTTGAACGTGGCGAACATCAAGGAGCGATCGCAGATTTTCAGCAAGTTTTACAATGGCATCCCCATTTTGCCGCAGCTTACAGCAATCGCGGCAATATTCACCATATCTTAGGAAATTATCAGGAAGCGATCGCTGACCATAACCAAGCATTACAATTAGATCCTAACTTGGCAGAAGCTTATCATAACCGAGGTAATGCTCACTACGCTTTAGCAGATTATCAAAGTGCGATCGCAGATTACAACCGCGCCCTAGAAATCAATCCCAGCTTTGCCGGAGCGTACTATAATCGGGGTCTTGTGCTTGCTCACCTCAAAAACTATCATAAAGCAATTGAAGACTTTAACCAAGCATTAAAGCTGAATCCTGATGATGTGCAAGCCTATTGTGAGCGTGGTCTGGTTCGTAGTAATCTTGAAGATTACGAGGGTGCGATCGCAGATTATGACCAGGCGTTACAAGAAAATCCCACTCTAGCTTTAGTATACGGCTTTCGGGCTAATGCTCGTCGTCGATTGGGAGATTATCAAGGTGCAATTGAAGATAGTAATCGCCTATTACAACTCAATCCTAATTTAGCAGAAGGATATTGCGATCGCGCAGCGGCTCGTCGTTCTGTAGGAGATCATAAAGGCGCAATTAAAGATTATGATCGAGCATTACAGATTAATGATAATTTAGCCGCAGCTTATTATGGCCGGAGTATTGCCCGTGAAGCTCTGCAAGATTTACAGGGAGCAATTGATGATAATACTCAAGCCATAGAACTTGTTCCTAATTTTTCTCAAGCCTATTGCAATCGGGGAAATGCTCGTCGTCTTTTAGGAGATGAACAAGGAGCGATCGCAGATTATAATCAAGCATTAAAAATTAATCCTGATTTAATTGAAGCATATTACAACCGGGGTTCTACCCACTATGCTTTAGAAGAATATGAAAGTGCGATCGCAGATTACACCCAAGCATTACAATATAATCCCCAATCTGCTGCATTTTACAGCGATCGGGCTAATGCTCGCTATGCCCTAGAAGAATATCAAGGAGCAATAGAAGATTACAGTCGAGCGATCGCGATCGACCCCAGCTTTGCCGAAGACTGGTACAATCGGGGTCGTAGCCGTTCTCTGTTGGGAGACTTACAAGGAGCGCTTGCAGACTTAAACCAAGCCTTACAGCGTCAGCCTAATTGGGCTTCAGCTTACATCCTTCGGGCAGATGTCTACCGCAATCTGGGAGACTCTCAAGGAGCAATTGCCGATTTCCAGAAATCCGCAGACTTATATTATCAAGAAGGAAATATTCAGTATTATCAACAAATCATTGAGCTAATTGAACAGCTTTGA